One genomic segment of Pedobacter endophyticus includes these proteins:
- a CDS encoding glycoside hydrolase domain-containing protein, translated as MKFSLNLIVLIAVFQLNVLSQSQPIIFGATDAKPVDLVNVFLGSSGDHGQMSPAASYPFSMLSIGPQTYPKTHTGYEYLAKKFEGFTHNRFEGVGCQGSGGNIFIKPFLGEDPMRSELIKTSEKASPGFYSVEFENKIKVQLAVLHAAGKHAYQFPRGKKGFYLDLGYAFNGAFVEEQHRINGNSVSGWIISKTTCGVGKYKIFYNLTVAGSSKWKESGDHKLLLMLPEEASNAQIDIALSSVSAEAAKLAIHKRTFEQVKMQSATDWNKALSKISVSGNEESAKLFYSLLYRTMQSPYVISESNGEYRNTKGELKKDKQVRYNGWAIWDNYRTQLPLLSIIDQDKYAGMVTSIADLYNSGKKDYAGQTEPSNTVRSEHAIVVLLDAYRKGYPVDFAKIADSLEKEVKGLDYKSPDKALESSYDNWALSEIYKVLRNTEKAELYKNKALEYKTYWNKDFKDLRKNDVDRMQARGLYQGTIWQYRWFVPYDFKGLIELDGGEQSYLAHLDEFFERDLYNHANEPDLQVPLMYNVTKQGYKSQYWMHQLAADTVIQNYFNDNSRGIGSFIGKIYKNEPQAYLRTMDDDAGAMSAWYVFTASGFSPACVGWPVYYLNVPLFPSLTYQLPKGKTLKIETENFDLKNKYIKAVFLNGKPFNKNYITQEEINAGGVMKIVASPTPIKESKTENWISKIE; from the coding sequence ATGAAATTTTCCCTCAATCTAATAGTTCTTATCGCAGTCTTTCAGTTAAACGTTTTATCTCAGTCGCAACCCATAATATTCGGTGCTACCGATGCTAAACCGGTAGATTTGGTGAACGTATTTCTAGGCTCATCCGGGGATCACGGCCAAATGTCGCCTGCTGCTTCCTACCCGTTCAGTATGTTGAGTATTGGCCCCCAAACCTATCCAAAAACACACACCGGATATGAGTATCTGGCCAAAAAATTTGAGGGCTTCACGCACAATCGCTTTGAGGGCGTCGGTTGTCAGGGATCAGGTGGAAACATCTTTATCAAGCCTTTTTTGGGTGAAGACCCAATGCGTTCGGAGCTTATTAAGACTTCGGAGAAAGCAAGTCCTGGGTTCTACTCCGTCGAATTTGAAAACAAGATCAAAGTTCAGTTAGCCGTTTTACATGCCGCGGGGAAACATGCTTATCAATTTCCCAGGGGCAAAAAAGGCTTTTATTTGGATTTAGGCTATGCTTTTAACGGCGCTTTTGTAGAAGAACAACATCGGATAAACGGGAATTCCGTTTCAGGCTGGATCATATCCAAAACCACCTGCGGCGTAGGGAAATATAAAATATTCTATAATTTAACGGTTGCTGGGTCGTCGAAGTGGAAGGAGAGCGGCGATCATAAATTGCTGCTAATGCTGCCTGAAGAGGCTTCAAATGCGCAAATCGACATCGCTTTATCTTCAGTTAGTGCGGAAGCCGCCAAATTGGCCATTCATAAAAGAACTTTTGAGCAGGTAAAAATGCAAAGCGCCACAGATTGGAACAAAGCCCTAAGCAAAATTAGCGTTTCGGGAAATGAAGAAAGTGCTAAGCTGTTTTACTCGCTGCTTTACAGAACGATGCAATCGCCTTACGTGATTTCAGAAAGCAATGGCGAATATAGAAATACGAAGGGCGAGCTTAAAAAGGATAAACAGGTTCGTTATAACGGTTGGGCGATTTGGGACAATTACCGAACGCAGTTGCCGTTGCTTTCTATCATCGATCAGGACAAATATGCGGGGATGGTTACCTCGATTGCAGATTTATACAATTCAGGTAAAAAGGATTACGCCGGGCAAACCGAGCCCTCTAACACCGTTCGCTCAGAACATGCTATTGTTGTACTATTAGATGCCTATCGGAAGGGCTATCCGGTCGATTTCGCAAAAATTGCCGATTCCCTTGAGAAAGAAGTTAAGGGACTGGATTATAAATCGCCCGATAAAGCGTTAGAGTCGAGCTACGACAATTGGGCGCTTTCCGAAATCTATAAAGTTTTAAGGAACACTGAAAAAGCGGAACTTTATAAAAACAAGGCACTCGAATATAAAACTTATTGGAATAAGGACTTTAAAGATCTGCGCAAAAATGATGTAGACAGAATGCAGGCCAGAGGTTTGTACCAAGGTACCATTTGGCAATATCGTTGGTTTGTTCCGTACGACTTTAAAGGGTTAATCGAATTAGATGGTGGCGAGCAGTCGTATTTGGCCCACCTGGATGAGTTTTTCGAACGCGACCTTTATAATCACGCTAACGAGCCCGATTTGCAGGTGCCACTGATGTATAACGTAACCAAACAAGGTTATAAATCGCAGTACTGGATGCATCAGCTTGCGGCAGACACGGTAATTCAAAATTATTTTAACGACAATAGCAGAGGAATTGGTTCGTTTATTGGAAAGATCTATAAAAACGAGCCCCAGGCTTATCTCCGAACAATGGACGACGACGCGGGAGCGATGAGCGCCTGGTATGTCTTTACGGCAAGTGGCTTTTCTCCGGCCTGCGTTGGCTGGCCTGTGTATTACCTGAATGTGCCGCTTTTTCCTTCGTTGACCTATCAGTTGCCAAAAGGGAAAACGTTAAAGATCGAAACAGAAAACTTCGACTTAAAAAACAAATACATTAAGGCGGTTTTCCTAAATGGAAAGCCATTTAACAAGAATTATATTACCCAAGAAGAGATTAATGCGGGTGGCGTGATGAAGATTGTAGCGTCTCCAACGCCGATTAAGGAATCGAAAACGGAAAACTGGATCTCGAAGATTGAGTAG
- a CDS encoding DUF2911 domain-containing protein, producing the protein MIKSIALLFTAITISVSSMAQDASQPKPSPAATATGKVKGATITINYSSPAVKGRKIWGGLEAYDKVWRAGANEATTFETDKDIMVEGKALAAGKYSFFLIPKESGTWTAIFNKEPKQWGAYKYEESKDALRVDVKTKPLKATQERLVYKITKSGFSLDWDKISVPVTIK; encoded by the coding sequence ATGATTAAATCTATCGCGCTGCTTTTTACAGCAATAACGATCTCGGTAAGTTCGATGGCCCAAGATGCGAGCCAACCTAAACCAAGTCCGGCAGCCACCGCTACAGGCAAGGTAAAAGGTGCAACAATTACCATCAATTATAGCAGCCCGGCAGTAAAAGGACGTAAAATTTGGGGCGGTTTAGAAGCTTATGACAAAGTGTGGCGTGCTGGTGCAAATGAGGCTACAACCTTTGAAACCGATAAGGATATTATGGTTGAAGGCAAAGCGCTTGCAGCAGGCAAATACAGCTTCTTTTTAATCCCTAAAGAAAGCGGAACATGGACAGCCATTTTTAACAAAGAACCAAAACAATGGGGCGCTTACAAATACGAGGAATCGAAAGATGCCTTACGTGTTGATGTAAAAACCAAGCCATTAAAAGCAACGCAAGAACGTTTGGTTTACAAAATCACCAAAAGTGGTTTTTCTTTAGATTGGGATAAGATATCTGTTCCGGTAACGATTAAATAA
- a CDS encoding sodium:solute symporter encodes MSNIDWFVLLFTLLAVVIYGVFIGRGQKSNASYLKADNKMPWYIVLLGIMATQASAITFLSAPGQAYTDGMRFVQYYFGLPLAMIVICVTFIPIFQRLNVYTAYEYLENRFDKKTRVLTSLLFLFSRGLSTGISIYAPSIILSSVLGWNIYLTNVLTGGILLIYTYVGGAKAIAHTQKLQFLIILGTMAFAGYLLVQNMPNGIGLSDALYLAGKSGKLNVITTEFDWKDKYNIWSGLIGGFFLALSYFGTDQSQVGRYITAKDNTNAKMGLLLNGLVKIPMQFAILLIGALLFAFFSLKPAPIYFNEHSYQSLRENQPQKAAEFEREHQVLAQRFNSQSKAILVQKEEKSPELNASITDFKRTQAAIKDLHTKVENAINASNLNAEKTDTNYIFLYFVKNTLPVGMIGLLFAVIFLASWGSISAALNSLAACSLKDVHLIFNKKEIDDATELRYSRLHTLVWGVFSIAVAMFATQMGSLIEAVNVFGSLFYGPILGIFLVAFYFKKIDGLLVFISAILSEIAVIAVYEFDVVSFLWLNVVGAAAVIIFSTLGLLFYQPKRLNS; translated from the coding sequence ATGAGTAACATAGATTGGTTTGTACTCCTGTTTACCTTGCTGGCGGTCGTTATTTACGGTGTGTTTATCGGTCGCGGGCAAAAAAGCAATGCCTCCTACTTAAAGGCCGATAACAAAATGCCCTGGTACATTGTGCTTTTGGGTATTATGGCCACTCAAGCCAGTGCAATCACCTTTTTGTCGGCCCCGGGGCAAGCTTACACCGATGGGATGCGCTTTGTTCAGTATTATTTCGGCCTGCCATTGGCGATGATCGTAATTTGCGTTACATTCATTCCCATTTTTCAAAGGCTAAACGTTTATACGGCCTATGAGTACCTCGAAAACCGCTTCGATAAAAAGACCAGGGTGCTAACCTCCTTGCTTTTTCTGTTTAGCCGCGGCTTATCTACAGGAATCAGTATTTATGCGCCGAGCATCATTTTATCGAGCGTATTGGGCTGGAATATTTATCTTACCAATGTGCTTACGGGCGGCATCTTGCTGATATACACCTATGTTGGCGGCGCCAAGGCCATTGCCCATACCCAAAAACTTCAGTTTCTGATTATCCTCGGCACAATGGCTTTTGCAGGCTATTTACTGGTGCAGAACATGCCAAACGGAATCGGCCTTAGCGATGCACTTTACCTTGCTGGCAAATCTGGAAAGCTAAATGTAATTACTACCGAATTCGACTGGAAAGATAAATACAACATTTGGAGCGGATTGATAGGCGGGTTTTTTCTGGCGCTCTCTTACTTCGGAACCGATCAAAGCCAGGTTGGCCGATACATTACCGCCAAAGATAATACCAACGCCAAAATGGGTTTGTTGCTTAATGGTTTGGTTAAAATACCGATGCAATTTGCAATCCTGTTAATTGGGGCTTTGCTGTTCGCTTTCTTTTCCCTTAAGCCAGCGCCGATATATTTCAATGAGCATTCCTATCAATCGTTAAGAGAGAACCAACCCCAAAAGGCTGCGGAATTTGAACGAGAACATCAGGTTTTGGCACAAAGATTTAACAGTCAATCTAAGGCGATTCTTGTCCAAAAAGAAGAAAAATCCCCAGAGTTAAACGCATCGATAACCGATTTTAAGAGAACTCAGGCAGCAATCAAGGATTTGCATACCAAGGTCGAAAACGCGATCAACGCCTCAAACCTCAATGCAGAAAAGACCGATACCAATTACATCTTCCTGTATTTTGTAAAGAACACCTTGCCCGTGGGCATGATTGGCTTGCTTTTCGCTGTCATCTTTTTAGCCAGCTGGGGTTCCATATCTGCAGCTTTAAATTCATTGGCCGCTTGTTCGCTTAAGGATGTTCACCTCATTTTTAACAAAAAGGAAATAGATGATGCAACCGAATTGCGCTACAGCCGATTACACACATTGGTCTGGGGAGTTTTTTCGATCGCCGTAGCGATGTTTGCAACGCAAATGGGCTCGCTTATTGAAGCTGTGAACGTATTCGGCTCTTTATTCTATGGGCCAATTTTGGGCATTTTTCTCGTGGCTTTTTATTTTAAGAAGATCGACGGCCTGCTGGTTTTCATTTCTGCCATCTTATCAGAAATTGCGGTAATTGCCGTTTATGAGTTCGATGTAGTGTCCTTTCTATGGTTAAATGTGGTAGGTGCAGCTGCGGTAATCATTTTTTCGACGCTCGGATTATTATTTTATCAACCCAAAAGATTAAATTCGTGA